A region of Leptolyngbya sp. FACHB-261 DNA encodes the following proteins:
- a CDS encoding cellulose biosynthesis cyclic di-GMP-binding regulatory protein BcsB, whose product MFHRLHRRLFRWLSGWLLLHRRGSYLAGCLLLCLPLCLLVTGLTAVRVTAQSFDQSLERQENQVIREFALPRAPRRAPVVRQRPPAPAPAPRLAPAPRPAAPRPAAPRATAPAEPESTAQAERPVSKPAPAQPAAQPSLRHELLFNRSPVVGNRLRLQGQLAESRLAFSRPASWEVQSVQAIIRFRHSPNLVAPQSNLTVRVNETSLGSVPLSQRDLNIGEMRVPVPVNLLQDYNEVAVVAQQRTAGDCSDLNDPALWTEVLPDSRLVFQFRPKPMALDFSQYPRPFFDPLSLETTRISYLLPSQVDPDWLTAAARLSAHFGRLAQFRRLDQGLITSLSAQERLRDWGSIAIIGTPASQPSLNSLDLPFAIRGGQLVDGAGRVLPPDVGVLMAVTGGPEQALPVLVASGNGAEGVAKAVQALVQAPDRAIAVGQAVLVDQLEAVPSPSGQTWPGYLPTGERFGLSDLGVTQDVTLRGMSAPALNLDFRALPSEAFDSRRNTMTLSYSHSTQVDPRNSSVEVLLDGVTLASAPLEVNRAERRTLNVPLPGNSIKPDSQLQVAFRLSPQNRNACGASADQQLWGTIHAGDTNFQLNRYESFELPDLKLLRYGFPFAAPQDLSSTALVLPDNPSPIEIGLMLSSAERLGRLSQADSVQLLAVTLSKLNRQAQLDHHLIALGRRERFPLPEVLEAKAEGLRLDSVLGRLRGQTRLQALPDSQGLITETLSPWNNERAVLALTAQTDDGLRQIQDLLRQDQRFFQVQGDTVLLNADASLKVLTRLPPRRIEKLNGIQRWTHFLGQNWYLVPFITVLSALLLFGLAQLYIQRTAQRRESV is encoded by the coding sequence ATGTTTCACCGATTGCATCGACGCTTGTTTCGTTGGTTGTCTGGTTGGCTGCTCTTGCACCGCCGAGGTTCTTACTTAGCTGGATGTCTGCTCCTGTGCCTGCCCCTTTGTCTGCTAGTCACTGGCTTGACGGCGGTGCGAGTGACCGCCCAAAGTTTTGACCAGAGCTTGGAACGTCAAGAAAACCAGGTCATTCGTGAGTTCGCCCTGCCCCGTGCGCCACGCCGCGCCCCGGTTGTTCGTCAGCGCCCGCCTGCACCTGCACCTGCGCCACGTTTAGCACCCGCTCCCCGTCCAGCGGCTCCCCGTCCAGCAGCACCCCGCGCAACAGCCCCAGCTGAACCAGAATCTACAGCTCAGGCAGAGCGACCTGTCTCTAAGCCAGCCCCAGCTCAGCCTGCGGCCCAGCCCAGTTTGCGCCATGAGTTGTTATTCAATCGCAGCCCTGTTGTTGGCAATCGTCTGCGCTTGCAGGGACAACTGGCTGAGAGTCGTCTGGCTTTTTCTCGCCCTGCCAGTTGGGAGGTGCAGTCGGTGCAAGCGATCATTCGCTTTCGCCATTCCCCTAACTTGGTCGCACCCCAGTCCAACTTAACGGTGCGAGTCAACGAAACTAGCTTGGGCAGTGTGCCCCTCAGCCAACGTGACCTCAATATTGGCGAGATGCGGGTACCGGTGCCAGTCAATCTGTTGCAGGACTACAACGAGGTTGCTGTAGTTGCCCAACAGCGCACTGCTGGCGACTGCTCTGACCTTAATGACCCTGCCCTCTGGACCGAGGTGCTACCAGATTCGCGTCTGGTCTTTCAGTTTCGGCCTAAACCGATGGCCCTAGACTTTAGTCAATATCCCCGTCCGTTCTTCGACCCGCTGAGTCTGGAGACAACCCGGATTAGCTATCTACTGCCTAGCCAGGTGGATCCAGACTGGCTGACAGCAGCGGCCCGGCTCAGCGCCCACTTTGGGCGGCTGGCACAATTCCGGCGTTTAGATCAAGGCTTAATTACTTCGCTTAGTGCTCAAGAGCGTTTGCGAGATTGGGGCAGCATTGCGATCATCGGCACCCCAGCCAGCCAGCCCTCGCTCAATAGCCTGGATCTGCCCTTCGCCATCCGGGGCGGCCAGCTTGTTGATGGTGCGGGACGGGTGTTACCGCCAGATGTCGGTGTACTGATGGCTGTGACTGGAGGCCCGGAACAGGCCCTACCCGTCCTGGTTGCTAGCGGCAATGGCGCTGAAGGCGTTGCTAAGGCGGTACAGGCACTCGTGCAAGCACCGGATCGGGCAATTGCCGTGGGTCAGGCAGTGTTGGTGGATCAACTAGAAGCCGTGCCAAGTCCTTCGGGCCAAACCTGGCCTGGGTACCTGCCTACAGGAGAGCGCTTTGGCCTCAGCGACTTGGGCGTGACTCAAGATGTCACCTTGCGCGGTATGTCGGCGCCCGCCCTTAATCTAGACTTCCGAGCGCTGCCCAGTGAGGCTTTTGACTCGCGCCGCAATACCATGACCCTGAGCTACAGCCATAGCACGCAGGTGGATCCGCGCAACTCCTCGGTGGAAGTGCTGCTCGACGGCGTAACTCTGGCCTCGGCCCCGCTAGAAGTTAACCGGGCGGAGCGCCGCACGCTCAATGTGCCACTGCCTGGTAATTCGATCAAACCGGACTCGCAGTTGCAGGTCGCCTTTCGCCTCAGCCCTCAGAACCGCAACGCCTGCGGCGCCAGTGCCGATCAACAGCTTTGGGGCACCATCCATGCTGGCGATACCAACTTTCAGCTCAACCGCTATGAATCCTTCGAGCTGCCAGATCTAAAGTTACTGCGCTACGGCTTTCCCTTTGCTGCACCGCAGGACCTCTCTAGTACCGCGCTGGTGCTACCCGATAATCCCTCGCCCATCGAAATCGGGCTGATGTTGAGTAGCGCTGAGCGCTTGGGCCGTCTCAGCCAAGCCGACTCGGTGCAGCTCCTGGCTGTGACCCTCAGCAAGCTCAACCGCCAAGCCCAACTGGACCACCATCTAATCGCCTTGGGCCGTCGGGAACGCTTTCCGTTGCCAGAGGTGCTTGAGGCCAAAGCCGAGGGGTTGCGCTTGGACAGCGTGCTGGGGCGCTTGCGCGGCCAAACTCGCTTGCAGGCTCTACCCGATAGCCAGGGTTTGATCACCGAAACCCTCTCACCCTGGAACAACGAACGGGCAGTGCTGGCCCTCACTGCACAGACCGATGACGGCCTGCGTCAGATTCAAGACTTGTTGCGGCAAGACCAGCGCTTCTTCCAGGTCCAGGGCGATACCGTGTTGCTGAATGCCGATGCCTCGCTCAAGGTACTGACTCGTTTGCCGCCTCGCCGCATCGAGAAGCTGAATGGCATTCAGCGCTGGACCCACTTTCTCGGTCAGAACTGGTACCTGGTGCCGTTTATCACGGTTTTGAGTGCGCTGCTGCTCTTTGGCCTCGCACAGCTCTACATCCAACGAACAGCACAACGACGGGAGTCTGTGTAA